Sequence from the Clostridium saccharobutylicum DSM 13864 genome:
TCCCCCATCTGTTAAGAGCAGCTACCATTGGACTTATACTTTCATTAAGTTCAGCTGTAGGAATTAAAGGAAGTAACGCTATAACAGAAAGTATATAAAATCCTACAAGACTTATAACTGTATAATTAATCGCTTTGGGAATTGTTTCTTTAGGATTTTCTGCTTCTGAAGCTGCTAATCCAATTATCTCAAAACCAGCATAAGCAAATATAACTATAAGCATACTTCCTGCAACACCGCTTATTCCTGATGGTATCAAAGGTTCCCTTGCCAATTCTCCGACTCCTATGGCTGCTCTTCCAGGAATTATCCCTGTAACTAGCAACAATGATATAATTATAAACGAAAATATAGCTATCAGTTTTATTACAGAAAGACCACTCGCTAATTTACTTAACTTGTCAGCTCCTAAAAGATTAAGTAAAGTTACGCCCGTTATAATTATAGTTCCACCTACAGGTATTGATATATTAGAAAACCAGTTATTCAATAAAATCGATACAGCAGTAGCCTCACTAGACATTGAAAGTATCATTCCAACCCAATAAATCCACCCAACAATAAATCCAGTTCCCGGACCAAAAGCTTGCGCTGCAAATGTCATAAAAGATCCCGAATCTGGATTTGCTACAGTCATTTCCGATAAAGCATAAAGTATAAAATATACTAATATTCCTCCTAATATATAAGATATTAAAATAGCCGGTCCAGCAGCATTAATCGCTACAGATGACCCTAAAAAAAATGATCCACCTATTATACTTCCTAGAGCCATCATTGTAAGCTGCCATGCTGATAAACCCTGACGTTTTTTCTCCATAATATTCCCCTCCTATTTATACATCTAGATTAAAAGTAAAGTAAAAATTTATTGTTACTTTATTAAAGATGCTCAAAATAACTTCTAGAATATTATCCCCTAAACTTTAAAATACATTCTTTATAATTTAAACCATTTAATATCCGCTATACATTTTATTTAATACATAAATAACAAAATAATTTTAAGGCACATTTTTTATCCTAATTTTTTATTTAAATTATTATAAACTTCATCTAAAATTACAATTGGATCTAAATTTTTAAATTTATACTCTCTTAGTGGCATATCTCTAAGAATATTAACAATTTCATCAAAACCATTTTTCAAATTTAATTTTTTCTCAATTAAAAATGTTTCAAGTGAATAGTTCTCCCATTCAATCCATCTAACATAATTATCACGTTCATTAATATAATTTTTAAATTCATCATGTTTCTCTATCTTTTTTATTACTTCATCACAAATAAAAAAATTACACACATAACTTCTATATCTCTTAGGTAACGTACAGCCAACTCCTGATTTTACAAATGGACATGCCCTAAAAAACATGGATTTATCTTTAACATCTGTATCATTAAAATGTTCAGTTTTAATATATTTTTTATAACCTACTTTATCAAAATACCCTTTTGCATGAATATAATAATTATAAATATCTACTTTTGGAACACTCAAAATACTTTTTAATGTTTTCAGCCCGTCTTTCCCCTTTACCATTTTATGAATTTCATACAGTGTAAATTTAGGGAAATACCAACAACATCCTCTATTTTTTATAGAACATAAGCTATTTGCAAAAACACTCTGACAATTGCCACAAGAACTACAACCATATTGAGGAATACCTTCATCAACCTTTAAATCAATTTTAATCATAATAACCTCCTATTTTAGTTACAAATTTTACATATATAACCATTATAGTAGTTTTATACAATTATTAAAAGGTTGAAGATAGTTATATTCGTATCAAAAATAAAGTGTAGTTCATTATTTTAAATATTTAACCTTAATCTTAGTTGAAAAAATTTCAAGTGAAATTGCACAAATAAGTATTGATATGGTAATAAATCCAACTTCTCTTATATTAAAATAAAAATCACTTGCCATAAATAATTCAAATCCTATTCCTCCAGCTCCAGCTGCTGCTCCCATTGCCACTCCATTTGTAAAATTAATCTCAAATCTCATAAATGTCCATACTAATAAATACCCCATGGATGATGGTAACACTGCTTGAAATACTATTTGCCACCAACTTGCTCCACTTGCTTTTAAGGCTTGTAAAGTTTCTTCATATATTTCTTCAAAAGTTTCTGAATAAGCCTTTATTAAATATCCAACTGTATGAAAAGTCATGCCTATTACTGCTGCTTCACTTCCAAGTCCTGCTGTTACTGCAAAAATTAAAACCCAAAGTACAGTTGGCACTGCCCTTATAAATGAGACTATTGCTTTTATTATATTTGATACTAAAGGTATGGATAAATTTTTTGCTGCAAATAATCCTAATATTAATGCAACTGCTGAACCTATTACAGTTGTTAAAAATGCTAAAGATATTGTTATTTCCATTTCATGAATAGCATCAGATAATGTAAAATGAGTTAATTCTGCTTCAAAAAACATATTCTTCATATTCGCTAATGTCTGAGCAATTGCTTTAATAATATCTACACCTTTATAATCAAAAGTTGAAAATGCTAATACTGTTAATACCGCTAATGTGCCCAATGTAATTTTTACATATTTTTGAGATGAATCTTTACCTTTTATTTTAATTTTACCAAACATATCTTTTCTAATATTAATATCATAAGGTTTCACTACAGCTTCTGTCATAGTATTTTCCTCCTTACACAGTTAGATATAAATTCAATTGCAAATACTGACAAAACTATAGAAATCACAACTAAACTTGCAACAGAATAATTCATACTTTTATAATATAAATCAAAAATAAATCCTATTCCTGTACCAGTTAATATTCCAATCAATGTAGAACTTCTAATATTAGTTTCTATCATATACAATATCCAGCTAATCATCTGACTAAGGCTAGATGGCAGAACTGATTGAAATACAATCTGGGGATACGATGCTCCTATTGATTCTAAAGCCTCAACTGAACTATCACTAGATTCATCTATAGTTTCAATAAATGCTCTTGTTAACACTCCAAAAGAGGCAAAAAACAAAGCCAAATATCCTGTCAATATGTTTTGTCCAAATGATAATAAAAATATCATTGCCCAAACAGCATCGGGTACATTTCTAGATATAGATGCTATAAATCTGCTAAAAGCACGTATTGCTCCATTTGTTTTAACAACCTTAGAGCCCATTACGCCAAAGAACAATGCAATAATACTTGCTGTGGTTGTTGATGCTATAGACAACAAAATAGTTTCTATCAATTTTGATAATATGCTTGGCAATTTTGCAAAGGATTTTGTATTAGGTATGAATTGACCAAACATCCATGCTATAGCGCTTGGAACTGAACTCATTCCCTTTATAACACTAAACTGCGTAATTTGAGCACATAACATGCAGAAAACTATAATGGTTATAAAAATTATAGTCACTATTCTATTTCTTTTTCTTAAAATATTTATCTTCATCTTCTCACCTCTAGTCTGCTATCATACTAACTTGATCCGTTTTATATATTTTATGAATCTTTTGCTTAGTCAACTCTGAAGGCCTTCCATTAAAAATTATTTTTCCACCATTAATTCCAATAATTTTATCAGAATACTTCATCGCCACATCTACTTGATGCAGATTCAAAATACAAGTGAGTCCCATTTCCTTGTTAATATTCTTTAATTGATCCATAATTATTTTTGAGGAATTGGGATCTAACGATGCAATAGGTTCATCACATAGCATTAGTTTTGGATTTTGAATTAAAGCTCTTGCAATACCTACTCTTTGCTTTTGTCCACCACTTAACTCATCACACCTTTTATAGGCTTCATTTTGTAATCCAAGCTTTTCAATAATTCTAAAAGCCTGTTGTTTTTCGTCTTCTGTATATATTCCAATAACACCTGCTATAACTGACTTATATCCAAGTCTTCCGTGTAATACATTTTCAATAACACTTAATCTCTCTACTAAATTATAATTTTGAAAGATCATTCCTATTTTAGTTCTAAGTTCTCTTAAGCCTTTTCTATTTAAATCTTGTATTTTAGTTTCATCAAATGTGATGCTTCCATGTGTTGCATCAATCAACCTATTAATGCATCGTAGGAGTGTTGACTTTCCAGCTCCTGATGGTCCTATTACAGAAACAAATTCTCCTTTTTTTACTGAAAAACCAATGTTCGACAAAGCTTTAGTTCCACCTTTATATACTTTGCTTATATCATTAACTTCTAGCAATTCCATTTTCCCCAATTCTCCTTTTTTAAAATATTGCCTCGCAGATAACTACGAGGTAATCAAATTTATTTAACAACATCTCTAGCCGGATCAAACCATGAATCTTCAACTTTTAAGAATCTTTCATTTCCTTCTTTAGCAAATAAGGCTTTAATATCCGAACCTTCTTTAACAAATATTTTAGAGTTATTAGCCACTTCATCAGAAGTAAGTGCATCTAATATTTTCTTTTGATCTTCTGCACTTATAGCATCTGTATTTATAGCAAATGGTGAATTTAAAACTGGTACATTTGCAATTGTTGTAAATTCTTTTCCATATAATGAATTAAATGGCTCTGACGCACCATCTTTAACTTTATAAGTTGTACCAAGTTCATCAAATTTTCCACTTACTGCATCAATATAATTTTCTAAAGTTATATCACAAAATGCTGCCACATCAGCTTTTCCTGTTAATACATTTACTGCTGAACCTTGATGTGATCCACCAAATAATACTTCACTAAAAAATTTATCATTTCCACCTTGCATCAAATCATCTGTTGTTAAGTCCTTCCACTTATCTTGTTTAGAAAAATAAGATACTATTGATTGTGCTGGTACCTTAAATCCTGAGCTAGAACTATTGGATACATAAGATATCTTCTTACCTTGGATGTTATCTAACGTATATTTACCATCCTTTTTATATTCATCTGCCATATCTGCTGGTACTGCAAGCCAACTATAATAAACAGCATCGTCAATAGTTCCTGATTTGCCACTTGAAACAACTAAAGGTTGAACCTTATTATTCTTTTTATTCGCTTGGATATAACCTTCAGGTCCCATATATGCAATTCCAGCTGTACCATTAACAATTGATTCAACTACTACAGAATAATCAGTAGTAAGTTTATGTTCTACTTTCTTTCCTGTTGCTTTTTCAATTACTTTACCAATTTCATCACGAGCCTCTGCTAAATCTCCAGCGGATTCATTTGGATACCAAACCATTGTAATTGTGTCTGATGATTTAGCACCACCATTTGCACTCTTATAATCTACACTTCCACATCCTACAAGCATTGTCATAGAAAGTAGAAAACTTATTATTAGTGTTAAAACTTTTTTCATTATTAAATATCTCCCCTCAAAATAAATCATTTTTCAGTTTTAGTATTAAGCTGTTTTTATAACAACTTTTAAAAATAATTAGTATAAAAATTTTAAGCTTAAAAATCCAAGTTCATTTATTGAACAACACCATATTAACATCGTTCATTGTTCAATACAATACGTTCATTAGTTTTTTGGAAATAAAATATAATTTTGGATATTTATCTAGTAATATACTTATAAAAAAATCCTCGCTCAGCTAAAAACTGAACGAGGAAGTTAAAACTATAATTTTCCTTTACTTATAAAATATTTTATTTGTCTATTCCTTAAAAGCTTTATAAAAAAATAGCCTATAATTACAAAACCTATTAATTCAGGCAAGTAATAACTTACATCTGTGATGAGTCTAAACATATCGCTGCTTATCCAATTACCTTCTGGCCTTGATGGAAACTTCCATCCAAAAACGGAGTAGCTAAAATAAAGAGACTGTTGCACTAAATAATTAATGCGGCAGCCTCTTTAAATACTTTATTTATTTTTTAATATAATTTGATATTAACCTAAACCTATCTAAAAATATCCTGGGTAAATTCATTTAAATCTACATCCCCATTAATTCCATCAATAGAACCTTGATCTGTATATTGGCATCCAACTCTAGAACTCCAAATATTATTAGATGGTAAATTATATAACCTCTTAGAGTAATTAGCTTCCCATAATGAATATGGAGCTAATCTAGTATCTAAACTATTTATAAAATCTGAATATGTATATATACATAAATCCATATTACTTAATCTTTTAAATTCATTTATGAATCTTATTGTATAATCCATAGTATCAAATCCATATGTTTCAATATCTAAAACTGGTTTTAAATCGCTTTGCTTATCTTTTATATGATTATAAAAATTTTGAGCTTGTGTTTCTGGAGCGCTTGTTCCAACTAAAAAATGATAGAATCCAGTCTTTAACCCTGCACTTTTAGCCCCATTATAATAAGTTTCTAAATAATTATCTACATAGGTTGTCCCTTCAGTAGCTTTTATGTATACACATTGAATTCCCGCTGATTTCACTTTTGTAAAATTTATATCTCCATTGTAATGACTAATATCTATACCTTTATATATACCACTTGACGCAGGACTAGAATTGCTATTATTACTTGAGGTTACTGCTTCTAATCTCTTACCATCAGAACCTATTTTATATCCACCTGCTATAGTATCTTTAAGTAATCTTCCTGTAGATGGATCTAAATAATAATAATCACTTCCTGAATTTACCCAGCCTGTTGACATACTACCATTATTATTAAAATAATACCAGTAATTATTTAACTTAACCCAACCTTTTGCCATCGCTCCACTGCTATATAGCATATAGGTATTATTATCTATTACATTAAGACCAGTTACCATACCACCTGACTCATTCAAAAAATACCAAGTATTGTTTAATAGTTTCCAACCTGTACTCATGGACCCTGACTTATCTAAGTAATACCATGTACCACTACTATATATCCAACCTGTTGCCATTTTTCCATCATAATTTAAATAATACCAATTACTATCTGGTTTAATCCAACCTGTTGCTCTAGTATTATCTGATCTGTAGTAATACCAATATCCATTTTCTTTTTTCCAACCAATAGTTGATGTTATATTTGCAGGGCCATTTGCAATATTATTAATGTTTTTAGTCGTGTATTTCGAAATAACATTTAAAACATTTGGCTTATTTTCAGGTGTTCCGGGATTTGGGCCTGAATTTGATGATTGAGTAGCAGCACTATCCGATGTTGTTTGAGGTTCAGCAATTGCAGCTTGTACACTTAATGCTTGACCAGAACTCAGCACAATTGCAAGAGTTAAAACAAATGAAGTAGTTTTTCCCTTAATATTCACAGAAATCGTTCTCCCTTTACTTATCATTAGTTATGCATGCTGACTTGTTACTTTATTAAAGCACTCATCAGTAAATATAGTTCATTTTAAATTATATAATCCTCTCCACTTCTAGGCAACAATTTTACTATGGGTGTTGAGGAAAATAATAGAATAAATCACAGTACTAAACGTGTATTTAGTACTGTGCTTATAATTTAATAAATTGATAATTAACTATAAGTTTATACGATAATTCTTTGCATTTCTAAATCATCTAAGCATTGAAAATAATTTTTGTGGTAAATTATCTAAGGATACCTGTTTTTCAACCGCACCTATATTATATGCTACCTTTGGCATCCCATAAACAATAGAAGATTTTTCATCTTGGCCTAATGTCCTTGCTCCACATTTTCTCATGGATAGAAGTCCTTTAGCCCCATCATATCCCATACCTGTAAGAATAATTCCTATAGCTTTATTTCCACAAGCTTTTGCTACTGATTCAAATAGCACATCAACAGACGGGCAATGACCATTTACTTTATCACCATAAAAACACTCAACTTTATACATGCTGCCAACTTTTCTAATTATCATATGCTTATCACCAGGCGCTATCAACACCTTACCGTTTTCTAAGAAATCACCAGTCTGTGCCTCTTTTACTTTAAGGTTAGTGCAATTATTAAGTCTCTCGGCAAACATCCTAGAAAAAATAGGAGGAATATGTTGAACAATAACGATGCCTGGAGTATTCTTAGGAAGATGGCTAAGTAATCTATGTATAGCTTCAGTCCCACCAGTTGATGCTCCTATAGCAATTATTTTATCCGTATCAGATGCTTCACTAGTAACTGAATTAATTGCTGAAATACTTTTGGACATTGATACTTTGGCAACTGCTGCAATCTTTATTTTCACTATTAAATCATTAATGAAACTTTCAACACTCTTTGCTGACTGAACATCTGGCTTTGTAACAAAATCAACTGCGCCTGCATTAATAGCGTCAAAAACCGCTTCACTTACTGTACTAACAACAATTACAGGAAGTTTATATTGAGGAAGTAATCTACGAATAAACTCAATTCCATTCATTTTAGGCATTTCCACATCGCAGGTCATAACATCAGGTTGAAATTCTAATATTTTATCTCGTGCATCAAAAGCATCAACGGCTATAGCTACTACTTCTATATATGGATCAGATGAAATTCCTCTCGATAATACTTCCCTAAACAACATACTATCATCAACTACCAACACTTTTATTTTTTTAACCATTTGCATAGTATCATCCCCCTCTATTCCTTTCTATATACAGCAGGCATTATATATTTATATTTTGTTTCCTCTCTATTAAGCGATTCTGAATGACCAATAAATAAATATCCTCCACGTTCAGTCATATCATAAAATTTATTAATAAGCTTCGCTTTTGTTTTAGGATCAAAATAAATCATAACATTTCTACAAAATATAACATGAAATTTACGTTTAAATGGAAATATTTCGTCCATGAGATTAAACTTTCTATATATAATTTCATTCCTTATCTTATCTGTAATTATACTATTTTCTTTATCATATTTTTTAAAATAGTTTACCTTCCAACTAGATGGAAGTAAATCTATCTCTTCATTTCCATAAATACCTTTTATTGCCGAATCAAGAACTCTGCTAGAAATATCCGTAGCCAAAATCTTAGAATCCCACCACATTTTTTCCTTGCTAAAAAATTCATCTATAATCATAGCAAGCGTATATGGTTCTTCCCCTGTAGAGCATCCTGCACTCCATATTCTTAAATCTCTATCGCTAGCAACTTTCTTCAAATATGGGAGAACTTTATCTTTAAAATAATTAAAATGATCAATTTCCCTCATAAAGAAGGTATGATTTGTAGTAATCTTATTAATAAGAGTAACTACTGCATTTCCAGTTTTATCTGATATAACATAATCATAATATTCTGAGAAACTCTTAAAATTGTTCTCAATAAGTACATTTTGAAGCCTTCCCATCACAAGTGCCTGCTTTTCTTCTTTCAAATTAATACCGTAATTAATTTTTATATAGTCTGCAAATTTTCTAAATTCTTTTTTTGTAATTGTAACCATATGCTTCACCTGCCTAAAAAATAAGGGAGAGCCTTGCGACCACTCCCAATAAATTTATATTAATACTTTCCAAATTCCTTATCACTCAATATAATTTTAGATTTTACAGATTCATTTTCTTTGTATCCATCATTAGAATACGACGTTTGATGTTTCTTTTTTTCAGACATTTCATCAAGCATTTTTAATACTTCTGGATTAAGTTCATTTAAAGCATTATATGATTTTACATTCTTCTTTAATTCAAATTTACTAACCATTTCTTTAAGAAGTACAGCTTGTGTGGACAGTTCTTCACTTGCTGCAGCACCTTCCTCTGAAGTGGCTGAGTTACTTTGAACAACCTGTGAAACTTCCATAATCCCCTGATTTATTTGGCTCAGTCCTGTAGACTGCTCATTTGAGGCAATAGCAATATCACTTACAAGATTAGCTACATTTTCAACAGCATTTACTATTTCATTAAGAGCACAAGCAGTATCACTTGCAATCTTTGTCCCTCCCTCAGACTTCTTTATAGAATCCTCAATCATATCAGTTGTTTCCTTTGCAGCATTTGCTGAACGTGCAGCAAGATTTCTTACTTCTTCAGCCACAACTGCAAACCCCTTACCATGCTGACCTGCTCTTGCAGCTTCAACGGCAGCATTAAGTGCAAGGATATTTGTTTGAAATGCAATATCATCAATTACTTTAATAATCTTCGAAATATTACCTGAAGCCTCATTTATTTCTTCCATAGCTTTAAGCATTTCCTTCATTTGATTATCACCCTGGATAGCATTTAATTTAGCAGCTTCAGCTAATTCATTTGCTTTATTGGCATTTTTAGCATTTAAGTGAGTTTGAGAAGATATTTCTTCAAGAGATGCAGTCAATTCCTCAATTGAACTTGCCTGCTCTGTTGCACCTTGTGAAAGAGCTATACTCGAATCAGATATCTGCTTTGAACCTGAAGCAACTTGTTCTGCTGCATTACTAATATTGCTTAAAACATCATTATTTCTTTCAATCATTTGTGATAGTTTTTTTCCAAGTAGATCATTCTCGGATTTAACTGAAACTTCGAAATTCAAATCTCCTGAAGCCATTCTTTCAGCAGCTAAAGCTTGTCCTCGAATATTTTCTATCATCCTTCCAAATGATTCTGCAAGACTGCCTATTTCATCTTTGCTATCCGCTTCAACATTAACATTTATATCACCTAAAGCAAGCTTATTTGCAGCTTCTACCATTTTCTTTACAGGTGCACTTATAATCTTAGATATGAATAATCCAAGACCAATAGCCATAATTACTCCAAAAGCTATTACAAGAATCATTGTTGTAATTGTTTTACTTGCTAAAGCTGAATTATTATCTGAAGATTGTTTTGCTAAATCTGTTTTCAAATTTGTTAGATTATCAATACTACTTTCTACCTTATCCGCTATTGTTGTTCCCTCTGTATATAAGCCATCTATTGCCTGTTGTTCTTGATTTGTTGTTATAAGACTTACTTCCTTATCTCTAAATTGTTCAAAGGAATCCATTACCTTTTTTAAATCATTGAAA
This genomic interval carries:
- a CDS encoding amino acid permease; the encoded protein is MEKKRQGLSAWQLTMMALGSIIGGSFFLGSSVAINAAGPAILISYILGGILVYFILYALSEMTVANPDSGSFMTFAAQAFGPGTGFIVGWIYWVGMILSMSSEATAVSILLNNWFSNISIPVGGTIIITGVTLLNLLGADKLSKLASGLSVIKLIAIFSFIIISLLLVTGIIPGRAAIGVGELAREPLIPSGISGVAGSMLIVIFAYAGFEIIGLAASEAENPKETIPKAINYTVISLVGFYILSVIALLPLIPTAELNESISPMVAALNRWGITWAGSIINLVLVTAILSASLASMFGIARMLRSLADDGYAPKLLKDKKDVPYKAIVFSGFSMLLGLGFGLLFPRIYLFLISASGFSLLFTYAAIMATHIRFRKKIRYASDGKFQMNGIPYMSYIGLISMIIVIFSMPLISGQGAGLVVGLGMIAVFSLIYMGIEVFNKHEKSKSNNISINRKIHQSRLATEFSEELTHSSKDEDKNKCVEKQCNRNKK
- a CDS encoding PhnE/PtxC family ABC transporter permease; amino-acid sequence: MTEAVVKPYDINIRKDMFGKIKIKGKDSSQKYVKITLGTLAVLTVLAFSTFDYKGVDIIKAIAQTLANMKNMFFEAELTHFTLSDAIHEMEITISLAFLTTVIGSAVALILGLFAAKNLSIPLVSNIIKAIVSFIRAVPTVLWVLIFAVTAGLGSEAAVIGMTFHTVGYLIKAYSETFEEIYEETLQALKASGASWWQIVFQAVLPSSMGYLLVWTFMRFEINFTNGVAMGAAAGAGGIGFELFMASDFYFNIREVGFITISILICAISLEIFSTKIKVKYLK
- a CDS encoding PhnE/PtxC family ABC transporter permease; the protein is MKINILRKRNRIVTIIFITIIVFCMLCAQITQFSVIKGMSSVPSAIAWMFGQFIPNTKSFAKLPSILSKLIETILLSIASTTTASIIALFFGVMGSKVVKTNGAIRAFSRFIASISRNVPDAVWAMIFLLSFGQNILTGYLALFFASFGVLTRAFIETIDESSDSSVEALESIGASYPQIVFQSVLPSSLSQMISWILYMIETNIRSSTLIGILTGTGIGFIFDLYYKSMNYSVASLVVISIVLSVFAIEFISNCVRRKIL
- the phnC gene encoding phosphonate ABC transporter ATP-binding protein — protein: MELLEVNDISKVYKGGTKALSNIGFSVKKGEFVSVIGPSGAGKSTLLRCINRLIDATHGSITFDETKIQDLNRKGLRELRTKIGMIFQNYNLVERLSVIENVLHGRLGYKSVIAGVIGIYTEDEKQQAFRIIEKLGLQNEAYKRCDELSGGQKQRVGIARALIQNPKLMLCDEPIASLDPNSSKIIMDQLKNINKEMGLTCILNLHQVDVAMKYSDKIIGINGGKIIFNGRPSELTKQKIHKIYKTDQVSMIAD
- a CDS encoding phosphate/phosphite/phosphonate ABC transporter substrate-binding protein, which produces MKKVLTLIISFLLSMTMLVGCGSVDYKSANGGAKSSDTITMVWYPNESAGDLAEARDEIGKVIEKATGKKVEHKLTTDYSVVVESIVNGTAGIAYMGPEGYIQANKKNNKVQPLVVSSGKSGTIDDAVYYSWLAVPADMADEYKKDGKYTLDNIQGKKISYVSNSSSSGFKVPAQSIVSYFSKQDKWKDLTTDDLMQGGNDKFFSEVLFGGSHQGSAVNVLTGKADVAAFCDITLENYIDAVSGKFDELGTTYKVKDGASEPFNSLYGKEFTTIANVPVLNSPFAINTDAISAEDQKKILDALTSDEVANNSKIFVKEGSDIKALFAKEGNERFLKVEDSWFDPARDVVK
- a CDS encoding GH25 family lysozyme, which codes for MNIKGKTTSFVLTLAIVLSSGQALSVQAAIAEPQTTSDSAATQSSNSGPNPGTPENKPNVLNVISKYTTKNINNIANGPANITSTIGWKKENGYWYYYRSDNTRATGWIKPDSNWYYLNYDGKMATGWIYSSGTWYYLDKSGSMSTGWKLLNNTWYFLNESGGMVTGLNVIDNNTYMLYSSGAMAKGWVKLNNYWYYFNNNGSMSTGWVNSGSDYYYLDPSTGRLLKDTIAGGYKIGSDGKRLEAVTSSNNSNSSPASSGIYKGIDISHYNGDINFTKVKSAGIQCVYIKATEGTTYVDNYLETYYNGAKSAGLKTGFYHFLVGTSAPETQAQNFYNHIKDKQSDLKPVLDIETYGFDTMDYTIRFINEFKRLSNMDLCIYTYSDFINSLDTRLAPYSLWEANYSKRLYNLPSNNIWSSRVGCQYTDQGSIDGINGDVDLNEFTQDIFR
- a CDS encoding protein-glutamate methylesterase/protein-glutamine glutaminase; this encodes MQMVKKIKVLVVDDSMLFREVLSRGISSDPYIEVVAIAVDAFDARDKILEFQPDVMTCDVEMPKMNGIEFIRRLLPQYKLPVIVVSTVSEAVFDAINAGAVDFVTKPDVQSAKSVESFINDLIVKIKIAAVAKVSMSKSISAINSVTSEASDTDKIIAIGASTGGTEAIHRLLSHLPKNTPGIVIVQHIPPIFSRMFAERLNNCTNLKVKEAQTGDFLENGKVLIAPGDKHMIIRKVGSMYKVECFYGDKVNGHCPSVDVLFESVAKACGNKAIGIILTGMGYDGAKGLLSMRKCGARTLGQDEKSSIVYGMPKVAYNIGAVEKQVSLDNLPQKLFSMLR
- a CDS encoding CheR family methyltransferase: MVTITKKEFRKFADYIKINYGINLKEEKQALVMGRLQNVLIENNFKSFSEYYDYVISDKTGNAVVTLINKITTNHTFFMREIDHFNYFKDKVLPYLKKVASDRDLRIWSAGCSTGEEPYTLAMIIDEFFSKEKMWWDSKILATDISSRVLDSAIKGIYGNEEIDLLPSSWKVNYFKKYDKENSIITDKIRNEIIYRKFNLMDEIFPFKRKFHVIFCRNVMIYFDPKTKAKLINKFYDMTERGGYLFIGHSESLNREETKYKYIMPAVYRKE
- a CDS encoding methyl-accepting chemotaxis protein, encoding MKWFYNLKIAQKLIMAFITVAFIAGVVGVVGIINVEKINNLDTNLYQYQTATMPDLTSIANSYQRERSLLRDLMIVKDSGKRQDSINKFKSLDEEINASMSHFEKGIQNPDVLKNFNDLKKVMDSFEQFRDKEVSLITTNQEQQAIDGLYTEGTTIADKVESSIDNLTNLKTDLAKQSSDNNSALASKTITTMILVIAFGVIMAIGLGLFISKIISAPVKKMVEAANKLALGDINVNVEADSKDEIGSLAESFGRMIENIRGQALAAERMASGDLNFEVSVKSENDLLGKKLSQMIERNNDVLSNISNAAEQVASGSKQISDSSIALSQGATEQASSIEELTASLEEISSQTHLNAKNANKANELAEAAKLNAIQGDNQMKEMLKAMEEINEASGNISKIIKVIDDIAFQTNILALNAAVEAARAGQHGKGFAVVAEEVRNLAARSANAAKETTDMIEDSIKKSEGGTKIASDTACALNEIVNAVENVANLVSDIAIASNEQSTGLSQINQGIMEVSQVVQSNSATSEEGAAASEELSTQAVLLKEMVSKFELKKNVKSYNALNELNPEVLKMLDEMSEKKKHQTSYSNDGYKENESVKSKIILSDKEFGKY